Below is a window of Streptomyces spongiicola DNA.
GCGTAGATGTAACGCTCGCGGCCGTAGCCGAAGGGGTGCTCCGGGGTCGCCGCGCGCTTGGCCTTCCTGCCGCCGAGGAGCAGCAGGCCCTGGTTTCCGGAGTCGGCGACCGAGTGGACGCTCTCCGCCAGCATCGACGAGGACCCGCTGAAGAGGAACGCCACGAACTTGGCTACTGCGATCGCGAGGTTCGCGACGAGCGCCGCGACGATCGCCTTGGTTCCGCCTGACGCGCTCATGGGTGCGTGGTGTCCCTTCGTTGCTGCGGTTCCCGAGGTCTCCCGGGCTCCCGGGATCCCCGCGATGGGGCTCCCGGAGTTCCCGCGATGGGGCTCCCGGAGTTCCCGCGATGGGGCTCCCGGAGTTCCACGGGCCGGGCCCGGGATCCCCTGAGTGGGATTCCCTCGTTACGGCGGGACATTGTTGCAGGAGCCCCGGTGCGCGCCGGGTCAGACCGCCACAGTGGCCCGGAAGACGGTTCCCATACCGGTCAGTTCGACCTTTTCGCCCGCCGGAACGAACGCCGACTCCCCTGGAGCGAGCGTGAGTTCCCCGGCCTTCGGCCGCCCCTCCGTCGCCAGCAGGATCTGCGGCGTGGCCAGGGTGAGGTCCACCGGTGCCGCACCCTGCGGCCGGACGAAGCGGGACAACCGGAACTCGTCGATCGGGGTGTCGTACAGCTCCTCACCGGAAGGGGCGGCCTCGGGGCGCAGAACGCCCGGGTCGCCCGCCTCGAAGCGCACGACGCGCAGGAGTTCGGGGACGTCGACGTGCTTCGGGGTCAGCCCGCACCGCAGCACGTTGTCGGAGTTGGCCATGATCTCCACGGCCAGTCCGCCGAGGTACGCGTGCGGCACCCCGGCGCCCAGGAACAACGCCTCGCCGGGCTGGAGCCGCACATGGTTCAGGAGCATGGCGGCGATGACGCCCGGATCACCGGGGAAGTGGTGGGCGATGGCGGCGAAGGGTGCGTAGGGCCCGCCGAGGCGCTCCGCGGCCGCCGCGGCCTCGGCGACGGTGTGGGCCGTCTTCTC
It encodes the following:
- the manA gene encoding mannose-6-phosphate isomerase, class I; this encodes MDRLSNTVRPYAWGSTTLIPELLGVAPTGEPQAEMWMGAHPGAPSGTGRGSLSDIIDTDPARELGRPALEAFGPRLPFLLKLLAAGAPLSLQVHPDRSQAQAGFAAEEAAGVPLDAPHRNYRDDNHKPELVCALTPFDGLCGFRPPVETADFIAALDVDSLKPYVDLLHAHPEEAALREVLTAVLSADPEKTAHTVAEAAAAAERLGGPYAPFAAIAHHFPGDPGVIAAMLLNHVRLQPGEALFLGAGVPHAYLGGLAVEIMANSDNVLRCGLTPKHVDVPELLRVVRFEAGDPGVLRPEAAPSGEELYDTPIDEFRLSRFVRPQGAAPVDLTLATPQILLATEGRPKAGELTLAPGESAFVPAGEKVELTGMGTVFRATVAV